One part of the Glycine soja cultivar W05 chromosome 11, ASM419377v2, whole genome shotgun sequence genome encodes these proteins:
- the LOC114375032 gene encoding AP2-like ethylene-responsive transcription factor PLT2, translating into MNNNWLSFPLSPTHSSLPAHDLQATQYHQFSLGLVNENMENPFQNHDWSLINTHSSSEVPKVADFLGVSKSENESDLAASLNEIQSNDSDYLFTNNSLVPMQNPAVDTPSNEYQENANSSLQSLTLSMGSGKDSTCETSGDNSTNTTTTTTVEAAPRRTLDTFGQRTSIYRGVTRHRWTGRYEAHLWDNSCRREGQSRKGRQVYLGGYDKEEKAARSYDLAALKYWGTSTTTNFPISNYEKELDEMKHMTRQEFVAAIRRKSSGFSRGASMYRGVTRHHQHGRWQARIGRVAGNKDLYLGTFSTEEEAAEAYDIAAIKFRGLNAVTNFDMSRYDVKAILESNTLPIGGGAAKRLKEAQALESSRKREEMIALGSSTFQYGTTSSNSRLHAYPLMQHHHQFEQPQPLLTLQNHDISSHFSHQQDPLHQGYIQTQLQLHQQQSGGSSSYSFQNNNINNAQFYNGYNLQNHPALLQGMINMGSSSSSSVLENNNSNNNNVGGFVGSGFGMASNATSGNTVGTAEELGLVKVDYDMPTGGYGGWSAAAAAESMQTSNSGVFTMWND; encoded by the exons ATGAACAACAACTGGCTTTCGTTCCCTCTTTCTCCTACTCATTCTTCCTTACCAGCTCATGATCTTCAAGCAACTCAATATCATCAATTTTCTCTTGGGTTAGTGAACGAGAACATGGAAAACCCTTTCCAAAATCATG ATTGGAGTCTTATTAACACTCATAGTAGCAGCGAAGTTCCAAAAGTTGCTGATTTTCTTGGAGTGAGCAAGTCTGAAAATGAGTCAGACCTTGCTGCCAGCTTGAACGAAATTCAGTCAAATGATTCAGATTATCTATTCACAAACAACAGTCTGGTGCCTATGCAAAACCCTGCGGTGGACACACCTAGCAATGAGTATCAAGAAAATGCTAATAGTAGTTTGCAATCATTGACATTGTCCATGGGAAGTGGTAAGGATTCAACATGCGAAACCAGTGGTGATAATAGCACAaacactactactactactactgttGAAGCTGCACCTAGAAGAACATTGGATACATTCGGGCAGAGAACATCCATATATCGTGGAGTAACGCG aCATAGATGGACTGGAAGGTATGAAGCTCACCTTTGGGATAATAGCTGTAGAAGGGAAGGGCAATCAAGAAAAGGACGCCAAG TTTATTTGG GTGGATATgataaagaagaaaaagcaGCTAGGTCTTATGATTTAGCTGCACTGAAGTACTGGGGGACATCCACCACTACCAACTTTCCA ATTAGTAACTATGAGAAGGAATTGGATGAAATGAAACACATGACGCGACAAGAATTTGTTGCTGCCATTAGAAG GAAAAGCAGTGGTTTCTCCAGGGGTGCATCAATGTATCGTGGAGTTACAAG GCATCACCAACACGGAAGATGGCAAGCAAGAATTGGCAGAGTTGCAGGAAACAAAGATCTTTACTTGGGAACTTTCA GTACTGAAGAAGAGGCTGCTGAAGCATACGACATAGCTGCGATAAAGTTCAGAGGTCTCAACGCTGTCACAAACTTTGACATGAGCCGCTACGAcgtgaaagccatccttgaaaGCAACACTCTCCCAATAGGAGGAGGAGCTGCAAAGCGTCTGAAAGAAGCTCAAGCTCTAGAATCTTCGAGAAAGCGCGAAGAGATGATTGCACTAGGATCATCCACATTCCAATATGGAACCACAAGCTCTAATTCTAGGCTACATGCTTACCCTCTAATGCAGCACCACCACCAGTTTGAACAACCTCAACCTCTGCTAACTTTGCAAAACCATGATATCAGTTCTCACTTCTCTCACCAGCAAGACCCTTTGCATCAGGGTTACATCCAAACGCAGCTTCAGTTGCACCAGCAGCAGAGTGGTGGTTCTTCTTCTTATAGCTTtcagaataataatataaataatgctCAGTTCTATAATGGTTATAATCTTCAGAACCACCCTGCATTGCTTCAGGGAATGATTAACATGGggtcttcatcttcttcatctgTGTTGGAgaataataatagtaacaatAATAATGTTGGTGGGTTTGTGGGAAGTGGGTTTGGTATGGCTTCTAATGCAACGTCGGGGAACACGGTGGGGACGGCGGAGGAGCTAGGGCTGGTGAAGGTGGACTATGACATGCCGACTGGTGGTTACGGTGGATGgtcggcggcggcggcggcggagtCCATGCAGACGTCGAATAGTGGGGTGTTCACAATGTGGAATGACTGA